The Myxococcales bacterium genome has a segment encoding these proteins:
- a CDS encoding DUF1592 domain-containing protein — MGITIAALSGLAVSACTGAVTGSSSADPDSPSSDSPGTDDPTNPSAGGGGAPGAGGAGAGGSPSAGLGCGPLPQRLVRLNPVQLENTLVALSSKVNGVASALAPFAPATRSASGLDLTVPHVNALLTSLGGVSAQLVANKRDVSDCLDATSPNEDCVRGAIERLVRKAFRRPARPAETEAYLGFYRAEKGLDGHAVALEQVANAILLSHNTLFRSEFGGAPQAKVVELTPFEKADFLAFSLSNAPPDAELQAAAEKGDLDAPEGILRESRRLMAGVASSRALTQYFDDLVGVDRVLSAPKNEMFFPQFKTEIRALMLAEYRAFVEHVIWKGDGRLETLLTAPYTFLNKTLGGFYGLGGSDDDNTWKQVSAAEQGRAGLLTTGAFLATYGLDADTDIIRRGLFVREKLLCDHLPSAPGDVNVFPLPPDGANTHRERLVAHAAEEKCALCHRMMDPIGFALENFDSTGVYRTMDARAGKPIDASGYLWEPGGNVAFTGAREMANAVVRQPRAHDCFAQRVEAFVLGQGLDEAGSCQSRRDPSSRRSRRKACGRAWRSASPTAPSGSAPSRCNRRAGAVQVPAASTRADLLPADAYCPHVGLWS; from the coding sequence ATGGGAATCACAATCGCGGCTTTGTCGGGCCTGGCCGTTTCAGCGTGCACGGGCGCGGTGACGGGCTCTTCGTCGGCAGATCCCGACAGCCCCAGTTCGGACAGCCCCGGGACGGACGATCCGACGAACCCGTCCGCAGGTGGCGGCGGTGCACCGGGGGCCGGGGGGGCAGGGGCGGGGGGCAGTCCCTCCGCAGGCCTTGGCTGTGGGCCGCTGCCGCAGCGGCTGGTACGGCTAAATCCGGTGCAGCTGGAAAACACGCTCGTGGCGCTCAGCTCCAAGGTGAACGGTGTCGCGAGCGCCTTGGCCCCGTTCGCCCCGGCCACCCGCTCGGCGTCAGGCCTGGATCTCACGGTGCCCCACGTGAATGCCCTCTTGACCTCCCTCGGCGGGGTCTCGGCGCAGTTGGTCGCCAACAAGCGCGATGTCTCGGACTGTCTGGATGCGACGTCACCCAATGAAGATTGCGTGCGGGGCGCCATCGAGCGCCTCGTGCGCAAGGCCTTCCGAAGACCGGCTCGCCCCGCCGAGACAGAGGCCTACCTCGGCTTCTATCGGGCCGAAAAGGGGCTCGACGGGCATGCGGTGGCGCTGGAGCAAGTCGCCAATGCCATCCTGCTCTCCCACAACACGCTTTTTCGTTCCGAGTTCGGAGGGGCCCCGCAGGCGAAGGTCGTAGAACTTACACCTTTCGAGAAGGCAGATTTTCTCGCCTTCTCGCTCTCCAACGCGCCCCCGGATGCCGAGCTGCAAGCCGCGGCTGAAAAGGGCGACTTGGACGCGCCCGAGGGCATCTTGCGCGAAAGCCGTCGGTTGATGGCAGGCGTTGCGTCTTCGCGCGCACTGACGCAGTACTTCGATGACCTCGTGGGTGTCGATAGGGTCCTTTCAGCCCCGAAAAACGAGATGTTTTTCCCCCAGTTCAAGACCGAGATCCGCGCGCTCATGCTCGCGGAGTACCGCGCGTTCGTCGAGCACGTGATCTGGAAGGGCGACGGACGGCTCGAGACCTTGCTGACGGCACCCTACACCTTCTTGAACAAGACCCTGGGCGGCTTTTATGGGCTCGGCGGGAGCGATGACGACAACACCTGGAAGCAGGTGAGCGCTGCGGAGCAGGGGCGGGCAGGTTTGCTGACCACCGGCGCCTTTCTGGCCACCTACGGCTTGGATGCGGACACCGACATCATTCGTCGCGGGCTCTTCGTCCGCGAGAAGCTGCTGTGCGATCACCTGCCCTCCGCCCCGGGCGACGTGAACGTCTTCCCGCTGCCTCCGGACGGGGCCAACACCCACCGGGAGCGGCTCGTCGCCCATGCCGCCGAGGAGAAATGCGCGCTCTGTCACCGCATGATGGATCCCATCGGCTTTGCGCTCGAGAACTTCGACTCGACGGGCGTTTACCGCACGATGGATGCGCGGGCAGGAAAGCCCATCGATGCGAGCGGCTACTTGTGGGAGCCGGGAGGGAACGTGGCGTTCACGGGCGCCCGGGAGATGGCAAACGCCGTCGTGAGGCAACCCCGCGCCCACGACTGCTTTGCCCAGCGGGTCGAGGCGTTCGTCTTGGGTCAGGGCTTGGACGAGGCCGGAAGTTGCCAGAGTCGACGAGATCCTTCGTCGAGGCGCTCTCGCAGGAAGGCCTGCGGGAGGGCCTGGCGAAGCGCTTCGCCAACGGCGCCTTCTGGAAGCGCGCCGTCGCGATGTAATCGCAGAGCGGGCGCCGTGCAGGTGCCCGCTGCCTCTACTCGCGCAGACTTGCTTCCTGCGGACGCATATTGTCCGCACGTTGGATTGTGGAGCTAA
- a CDS encoding macro domain-containing protein, with protein MRRTVKGDILRADVEALVNTVNCVGFMGRGIAAQFKRSYPDNFKVYAKACKQGDVRPGAMLTVETGQLTNPRYIVNFPTKRHWRGKSRMEDINAGLNALVEEVRAKNIRSIAVPPLGCGLGGLRWSDVRPRIEAAFESLPDVEVVIYEPSGPPPSAR; from the coding sequence ATGAGACGAACGGTCAAAGGAGACATCCTCAGGGCGGACGTGGAAGCCCTCGTGAACACGGTCAACTGCGTCGGGTTCATGGGCAGGGGCATCGCGGCCCAGTTCAAGAGGAGTTACCCGGATAACTTCAAGGTCTACGCCAAGGCGTGCAAGCAAGGGGACGTCCGCCCTGGGGCCATGCTCACGGTAGAAACTGGGCAGCTGACGAACCCCAGATACATCGTCAACTTCCCTACGAAACGCCACTGGCGAGGCAAGAGCCGCATGGAAGACATTAACGCCGGTCTTAACGCGCTCGTTGAAGAAGTCCGTGCCAAGAACATTCGCTCAATCGCGGTTCCACCGCTTGGCTGCGGGTTGGGCGGGCTGCGATGGTCAGATGTTCGACCACGAATAGAAGCTGCATTCGAATCACTCCCGGATGTCGAGGTGGTGATCTACGAGCCTTCAGGCCCCCCCCCGTCAGCTCGATGA
- a CDS encoding DUF4433 domain-containing protein produces the protein MTEPPSQPKAYDITHASNLKGIVAAGALRCDSTVAAAGGPNSGIGIADIKSRRRALPVRCHPGLTVGDCVPFYLCPRSIMLFVLYRGNHVQLDYRGGQDPIVHLEIDMRTAVAWAQSAPRRWAVTPRNAATVYNFDFFSDLSQLSLLNWDAIAAQDFRDPEVKEAKQAEFLLEELCPWELVSQVGVYNASTKAAAEAAIGHQPPVVVRRDWYF, from the coding sequence ATGACCGAACCTCCCAGCCAACCCAAGGCGTATGACATAACCCACGCGAGCAATCTCAAGGGAATTGTGGCCGCCGGAGCCCTTCGCTGCGATTCCACGGTGGCCGCGGCGGGAGGCCCCAACTCTGGCATCGGTATCGCCGACATCAAGTCGCGCCGCCGTGCTCTGCCGGTGCGCTGTCATCCCGGCCTTACGGTGGGCGATTGTGTCCCGTTCTATCTGTGTCCGCGTTCGATCATGCTGTTCGTCCTGTATCGTGGCAATCACGTCCAGCTCGACTATCGCGGAGGGCAGGACCCGATCGTTCATCTCGAGATCGACATGCGGACAGCGGTGGCGTGGGCACAATCAGCGCCCCGACGCTGGGCTGTGACACCGCGGAATGCTGCAACGGTTTACAACTTCGACTTCTTCTCCGATCTGTCTCAACTGAGTCTTCTGAACTGGGATGCGATCGCTGCTCAGGATTTTCGCGATCCCGAAGTGAAGGAAGCCAAACAAGCGGAGTTTCTACTGGAGGAACTCTGCCCCTGGGAACTCGTGTCACAGGTCGGTGTGTACAACGCTTCGACAAAGGCCGCGGCCGAAGCAGCCATCGGCCACCAACCACCGGTCGTTGTCCGCCGAGATTGGTATTTCTAG